A region from the Streptomyces lydicus genome encodes:
- a CDS encoding ArsR/SmtB family transcription factor: MDAPAETDVAHVAAAIGDPSRARVLLALAGGGALPASALAAEAGVSNSTISGHLAKLLDARLLTVELDGRHRYYRLATTDVARALEQLALIARPLPVRSLNADTRAKALWRARLCYDHLAGRLGVAVMSALQERDILAAERTVRSGGATGPGAGATGPGASARAPEPGAAATDVGYVLTPHGRRELTAFGVETDRLPRRRAAVRYCVDWAEQRHHLAGALGAALTARLFALEWLRHGAYRRVVRLTDAGRDGLATTFGVPADRIG, encoded by the coding sequence ATGGATGCCCCGGCCGAGACCGATGTGGCCCATGTCGCGGCGGCGATCGGTGACCCCTCCCGCGCCAGGGTGCTGCTGGCCCTCGCCGGAGGCGGCGCGCTGCCGGCCAGCGCCCTCGCCGCCGAGGCCGGGGTCAGCAACTCCACCATCAGCGGCCATCTGGCCAAGCTGCTCGACGCACGGCTGCTGACCGTCGAGCTCGACGGCCGCCACCGCTACTACCGGCTCGCCACCACGGACGTCGCCCGCGCCCTCGAACAGCTCGCCCTGATCGCCCGCCCCCTGCCGGTGCGGTCCCTGAACGCCGACACCCGCGCCAAGGCCTTGTGGCGTGCACGTCTCTGCTACGACCACCTGGCGGGGCGGCTCGGCGTCGCGGTGATGAGCGCCCTCCAGGAGCGGGACATCCTCGCCGCGGAGCGGACGGTGCGGAGCGGAGGTGCCACGGGCCCCGGCGCGGGTGCCACGGGCCCTGGCGCGAGCGCCAGGGCCCCGGAGCCGGGTGCCGCCGCCACGGACGTCGGCTACGTCCTCACTCCGCACGGCCGCCGAGAGCTGACCGCCTTCGGCGTCGAGACGGACCGCCTCCCCCGCCGCCGGGCGGCCGTCCGCTACTGCGTCGACTGGGCCGAGCAGCGCCACCACCTGGCCGGCGCACTCGGCGCCGCGCTCACCGCCCGGCTGTTCGCCCTGGAATGGCTCCGCCACGGGGCGTACCGCCGCGTCGTCCGTCTCACCGACGCCGGGCGGGACGGCCTGGCGACGACCTTCGGCGTCCCGGCCGACCGGATCGGGTGA
- a CDS encoding APC family permease, translating to MTERQVSAGGEGAGAPEVQAQERRLRRDLGFWGLTGIGFSNIVGSGWLFAAMYAAQTAGPAALLSWVGAGLLCGLVALVMIELGASRPEGGGTVRWPLFASGRLVGTLIGWSTMLSVGGTAAEISAIMQYAAHYLPGIYNGQTLTLAGLALAAGLSVVLTVLNWFAVRLFAQLNNLISVFKIAVPVITVVALIASGWHSGRLTDHGGFAPYGYVACLTALAGGGIVYSVNGFQAPLDFSGETRNPRRTIPAAVLTGIGLAVAMYLALQLAFLFTVPEHLLGHGWQGVSFDSPFGQLALILNLHWLAGLLYADAVISPGGSAYVGVAIDARHTYALAKNGTIPRYFMKVNERFGIPRRALAINLLVIVIFLLPFGGWQDIVSVMGDMYLLIYAASAVAVAVFRAEPGGHTAGWVPGLRWIAPLSFVVASEFVYWSGWDDLRLALPLVLGGLLIFLAMRRPGVRVEDDGAGPSRPLGAELRTGAWLVVYLVALTVVSGLGTFGGSGRLPAPYDTITVAVLALAVFFWAVRSGVRHLVAARPADA from the coding sequence GTGACGGAGCGTCAGGTATCAGCCGGGGGCGAGGGCGCCGGCGCGCCGGAAGTGCAGGCGCAGGAGCGCCGATTGCGCCGTGACCTGGGCTTCTGGGGGCTGACGGGTATCGGTTTCTCCAATATCGTCGGTTCCGGCTGGCTGTTCGCCGCCATGTACGCGGCACAGACGGCCGGACCCGCGGCGCTGCTCTCCTGGGTGGGGGCCGGGCTGCTGTGCGGCCTGGTCGCTCTGGTCATGATCGAACTCGGCGCCAGCCGTCCGGAGGGCGGCGGCACGGTCCGCTGGCCGCTGTTCGCCAGCGGCCGGCTCGTCGGCACCCTCATCGGCTGGTCGACGATGCTGTCGGTGGGCGGTACCGCCGCCGAGATCAGCGCCATCATGCAGTACGCCGCGCACTACCTCCCGGGCATCTACAACGGCCAGACCCTCACCCTGGCCGGCCTGGCCCTGGCCGCCGGACTCAGCGTGGTGCTGACGGTGCTGAACTGGTTCGCGGTGCGGCTGTTCGCCCAGCTCAACAACCTGATCTCGGTGTTCAAGATCGCCGTCCCGGTGATCACCGTGGTGGCGCTGATCGCCTCCGGCTGGCACTCCGGCCGGCTCACGGACCACGGCGGCTTCGCGCCGTACGGCTATGTCGCCTGCCTGACCGCGCTGGCCGGCGGCGGCATCGTCTACTCCGTCAACGGCTTCCAGGCGCCACTGGACTTCTCGGGCGAGACCCGCAACCCCCGCCGGACCATCCCCGCCGCGGTCCTCACCGGCATCGGCCTCGCCGTCGCCATGTACCTGGCGCTGCAGCTGGCGTTCCTCTTCACCGTCCCCGAGCATCTGCTCGGCCACGGCTGGCAGGGGGTTTCCTTCGACTCGCCGTTCGGCCAGCTCGCGCTGATCCTCAACCTGCACTGGCTGGCCGGCCTGCTCTACGCGGACGCGGTGATCTCGCCCGGCGGGTCGGCCTACGTCGGCGTGGCGATCGACGCGCGGCACACCTACGCGCTCGCCAAGAACGGCACCATCCCCCGGTACTTCATGAAGGTCAACGAGCGGTTCGGCATCCCGCGCCGGGCCCTGGCGATCAACCTCCTGGTCATCGTGATCTTCCTGCTGCCGTTCGGCGGCTGGCAGGACATCGTGAGCGTCATGGGCGATATGTACCTGCTGATCTATGCCGCCTCCGCGGTCGCGGTCGCGGTGTTCCGCGCCGAGCCGGGCGGACACACCGCCGGCTGGGTCCCCGGGCTGCGCTGGATCGCCCCGCTCAGCTTCGTGGTGGCCAGCGAGTTCGTCTATTGGTCGGGCTGGGACGACCTGCGCCTCGCCCTGCCCCTCGTCCTCGGCGGCCTGCTGATCTTCCTGGCCATGCGCCGCCCCGGCGTGCGCGTCGAGGACGACGGCGCCGGACCGAGCCGTCCGCTCGGCGCCGAACTCCGCACCGGTGCCTGGCTGGTGGTCTACCTCGTCGCCCTGACCGTGGTCTCCGGGCTGGGCACGTTCGGGGGCTCCGGCCGGCTGCCGGCACCGTACGACACGATCACCGTGGCCGTCCTGGCGCTGGCGGTCTTCTTCTGGGCCGTACGGTCCGGCGTCCGGCATCTGGTGGCGGCCCGCCCGGCGGACGCCTGA
- a CDS encoding acyl-CoA carboxylase epsilon subunit, whose translation MSTSTDASTVIGEARPAGDGTSTEAGEALDAAAVTDEGTAVVTDTVTGELPPVAADTRAEERGAAEEHGATDASPAAGDAPAAGGATAVDDAAPADEAVPPDDPPASWLRIERGHAEPEEIAAISVVLCAQLAGLRALAEPGHTEEPSAARRPHARHTACWSGCWSCG comes from the coding sequence ATGAGCACATCCACCGACGCGAGCACAGTCATCGGCGAGGCCAGACCCGCCGGTGACGGCACCTCCACCGAGGCGGGCGAGGCCCTCGACGCAGCCGCCGTCACCGACGAGGGCACGGCCGTCGTCACGGACACGGTCACGGGCGAGCTCCCACCCGTCGCTGCGGACACCCGCGCCGAGGAGCGCGGGGCCGCCGAGGAGCACGGTGCCACCGACGCGAGCCCGGCGGCCGGGGACGCTCCGGCCGCGGGCGGGGCCACGGCCGTCGATGACGCCGCGCCGGCCGACGAGGCGGTGCCGCCCGATGACCCGCCCGCATCCTGGCTGCGTATCGAGCGGGGCCATGCCGAGCCCGAGGAGATCGCGGCGATCAGCGTCGTGCTGTGCGCGCAACTCGCCGGTCTGCGCGCCCTCGCCGAGCCCGGCCACACCGAGGAGCCGTCCGCCGCCCGGCGGCCGCACGCCCGGCACACCGCATGCTGGTCGGGCTGCTGGAGCTGCGGCTGA
- the efeB gene encoding iron uptake transporter deferrochelatase/peroxidase subunit gives MRCDQAGDERAPASDDGRRGFLKCAAGIAGVAAATGLGGQAAAAAAADRSAHGLRENGGLPDKVPFIGRHQAGIVTPQQLFAGFVGFDVMAESREALTGLFQKLTTRCRMLTDGVKPLDEQVAAERPTPDSLTITLGVGASLFDDRFGLSGHKPRHLKAMPAFPDDRLEPARCHGDLSLQICAQHPDAIVHVLRDLARETHGLLRPRWRADAFLNPSRPSGSPRTFIGFKDGIVNPDTGSSREMNRLMWVTPPCGEPDWALGGSYQVLRLIRFHIEKWDKVPVARQEQIFGRRKASGAPLDGKQENDPPRYRDDPHGEKIPLDSHIRLANPRTEKTDRSRFLRRSYNYDQGFDQSGRMDLGLVFCGYQQNPERQFATVQRRLRHEPLAKFITPLGGGYFFILPGVRDADDWFGSGLLKKT, from the coding sequence ATGAGATGTGATCAGGCCGGGGACGAACGCGCCCCTGCGAGCGACGACGGACGCCGGGGCTTTCTCAAGTGCGCGGCGGGGATCGCGGGGGTGGCGGCCGCGACGGGGCTCGGCGGTCAGGCGGCCGCCGCCGCTGCTGCGGACCGTTCCGCGCACGGGCTCCGCGAGAACGGGGGGCTGCCCGACAAGGTGCCCTTCATCGGCCGGCATCAGGCCGGCATCGTGACTCCCCAGCAGCTCTTCGCCGGGTTCGTCGGCTTCGATGTGATGGCCGAGAGCCGCGAAGCCCTGACCGGTCTGTTCCAGAAGCTCACCACGCGCTGCCGGATGCTGACGGACGGGGTGAAGCCGCTGGACGAGCAGGTCGCCGCGGAGCGGCCCACCCCCGACTCACTCACCATCACGCTCGGCGTCGGCGCCTCCCTGTTCGACGACCGGTTCGGGCTCTCCGGCCACAAGCCCCGGCACCTCAAGGCCATGCCGGCGTTCCCCGACGACCGGCTGGAGCCGGCGCGCTGCCACGGTGACCTGTCGCTGCAGATCTGCGCCCAGCATCCGGACGCCATCGTCCATGTGCTGCGCGATCTGGCCCGGGAGACCCACGGCCTGCTGCGGCCCCGCTGGCGCGCGGACGCCTTCCTCAACCCGTCGCGGCCCTCGGGCTCGCCGCGTACCTTCATCGGCTTCAAGGACGGGATCGTCAATCCGGACACCGGCTCGTCCCGGGAGATGAACCGGCTGATGTGGGTGACCCCGCCCTGCGGGGAGCCGGACTGGGCGCTGGGCGGCAGCTATCAGGTGCTGCGTCTGATCCGCTTCCACATCGAGAAGTGGGACAAGGTGCCGGTGGCCCGGCAGGAGCAGATCTTCGGCCGGCGCAAGGCGAGCGGTGCGCCCCTGGACGGCAAGCAGGAGAACGACCCGCCGAGGTACCGCGACGACCCGCACGGCGAAAAGATCCCGCTCGACTCGCACATCCGGCTGGCCAACCCGCGCACCGAGAAGACCGACAGGTCCCGCTTCCTGCGTCGGAGTTACAACTACGACCAGGGCTTCGACCAGTCCGGACGGATGGACCTGGGACTGGTCTTCTGCGGCTACCAGCAGAACCCGGAGCGGCAGTTCGCGACCGTCCAGCGG
- a CDS encoding MFS transporter, with protein sequence MPTLCAPTTAPRTADRLTPLPLVAVCLGYFMVILDVTVVTVALPAVGTALHTGVTGLQWVVDGYTLVFAGLLLFCGGLGDRLGGKAVFLSGLVVFTLASAGCALAPTATVLVLARLVQGLGAALMVPASLALLRTAYPGRAARARAFGIWGTVAGLAAGAGPVLGGVLVAGLGWRAVFFLNLPVGLAALFLTSRHVPRSPAGRGHRGLDLPAQSAAAVCLAGLVTGCIEAGALGWTHPAVLGAFAGCLVGLVAFLLLERRSPAPMLPLTLFRARAFSASAVIGVLLNTGFYGLLFLAPLYFQRVHHYSALHTGCALLPAVGVVAAGSALAGRITARTGPRLPMVAGLLVGAAGLAGWLVAGPGTPYLALVAPMACAGFGTALTMPASTAAVMEAAPGERSGAAAAVFNAARQIGSALGVALFGTLVATGLVPGLHTSMGIGAAGFLLAAFLSARCIPGTGRAGHPR encoded by the coding sequence ATGCCCACGCTCTGCGCACCCACCACGGCACCACGGACCGCGGACCGGCTCACGCCGCTGCCGCTCGTCGCCGTGTGCCTGGGGTACTTCATGGTCATCCTGGACGTCACCGTCGTCACGGTCGCTCTCCCGGCGGTCGGCACCGCCCTGCACACCGGGGTGACCGGCCTCCAATGGGTGGTGGACGGCTACACCCTGGTGTTCGCCGGACTGCTGCTCTTCTGCGGCGGACTCGGCGACCGGCTGGGCGGCAAGGCCGTCTTCCTGAGCGGCCTGGTGGTGTTCACCCTCGCCTCCGCCGGGTGCGCGCTGGCGCCCACCGCCACCGTGCTGGTCCTGGCCCGGCTGGTGCAGGGGCTGGGCGCGGCGCTGATGGTGCCGGCCTCGCTGGCCCTGCTGCGGACCGCGTACCCCGGCCGGGCGGCGCGGGCCCGCGCGTTCGGCATCTGGGGGACCGTCGCGGGGCTCGCCGCCGGGGCCGGTCCCGTCCTGGGCGGCGTCCTGGTCGCCGGGCTCGGCTGGCGGGCGGTGTTCTTCCTCAATCTCCCCGTCGGCCTCGCCGCGCTGTTCCTCACCTCCCGTCACGTCCCCCGCTCCCCTGCCGGCCGCGGCCACCGGGGCCTGGACCTCCCGGCCCAGAGCGCCGCGGCGGTGTGCCTGGCCGGCCTGGTCACCGGATGCATCGAGGCCGGGGCGCTGGGCTGGACCCATCCGGCCGTCCTCGGCGCCTTCGCCGGGTGCCTCGTCGGACTCGTCGCCTTCCTGCTGCTGGAGCGGCGCTCACCCGCGCCGATGCTGCCGCTCACGCTCTTCCGCGCCCGCGCCTTCTCGGCCTCGGCGGTCATCGGCGTGCTGCTCAACACCGGTTTCTACGGGCTGCTGTTCCTCGCCCCGCTGTACTTCCAGAGGGTCCACCACTACAGCGCCCTGCACACCGGGTGCGCGCTGCTGCCCGCGGTCGGTGTGGTGGCCGCCGGCTCCGCGCTGGCCGGACGGATCACGGCCCGCACCGGGCCGCGGCTGCCCATGGTGGCGGGCCTGCTGGTGGGCGCGGCCGGGCTGGCCGGCTGGCTGGTGGCCGGCCCCGGCACGCCGTATCTCGCGCTGGTGGCGCCCATGGCCTGCGCCGGCTTCGGCACCGCGCTGACCATGCCGGCCTCCACGGCGGCCGTGATGGAGGCCGCGCCGGGCGAGCGCAGCGGTGCCGCGGCCGCCGTGTTCAACGCCGCACGGCAGATCGGCAGCGCCCTCGGCGTCGCGCTCTTCGGCACGCTGGTGGCCACCGGTCTCGTGCCGGGCCTGCACACCTCGATGGGCATCGGCGCCGCGGGCTTCCTCCTCGCGGCGTTCCTCTCCGCCCGCTGCATCCCGGGCACCGGCCGGGCCGGCCACCCGAGGTAA